Within Catharus ustulatus isolate bCatUst1 chromosome 5, bCatUst1.pri.v2, whole genome shotgun sequence, the genomic segment GGGATAGTGACACGGGAGGGGGAATAGACCGGGATAGGGGAGGGAAATAGACCGGGATAGAGACACGGGAGGGGAATAGACCGGGATAGAGACACGGGAGGGGGAATAGACCGGGATAGAGACACGGGAGGGGAATAGACCGGGATAGAGACACGGGAGGGGGAACGCACCCGGATCAGGGTGCGCCAAGCGGGGATGCGGCCAGGCCGGGATACTCGGGGTATGTTCGAGGTCCGGAGGTCGGGGCGCGGGCCTGGGCGCTGTCCCCGCTCCgtccctccctctgtccccccgtCGCTCACTCACCGCGGGCCGGCCAGCAGCAGAcgcagagccagagccagagccagagcagcatggctgcgccgcgccccgccccccGGCCCGACCCACGCTCCCCATTGGCGCACGGTCCCACCGCGCTCCTTCCCATTGGTCAGCGCCGCCATCAATCACGCGCGAGGCGGCGCGGGCAGCTCGCTGTCACCGCGGTGTCCGCTGCCAAATAGTGCTCCATtgcatttccctccctgccaaATTGtgctccccgcccgcccccgggaAGGTTCTGGGCGTGCGCGGTGCATTGTGGGGGGGCCGGGAGCGAGCAGCCGCCGCGATGATGGTGAGTGCCCCCCGCATCCGCCGCCATCCGCCGCCATCCGCCGCTGTCCCCGCGTCCCGCCGGCCTGCCCGGGCCGCCGTGTCCCCGCCGCGCCCCACGGACCGCCTGTGGAGGGCTGGCGGCGGCTTGGGCCGCGGGGATGGAGCCGCCGTGGCGCGCAGGCCTGGCCGTGCTCGGGCTGTGCCGGGGCCGcgccccgccggggccgggctggaAGGGATGGGAGCGGGCAGCTCCGAGCTCCATCCCGCAGCcctggaggggatgggagcggCAGCTCCGAGCTCCGTCCCGCAGCCCTGGAAGGGATGGGAGCGGGCAGCTCCGAGCTCCGTCCCGCAGCcctggaggggatgggagcgggCAGCTCGGAGCTGTGTCCCGCAGCGCTGGAAGGGATGGGAGCGGGCAGCTCCGAGCTGTGTCCCGCAGCCCTGGAAGGGATGGGAGCGGGCAGCTCCGAGCTGTGTCCCGCAGCCCTGGAAGGGATGGGAGCGGGCAGCTCCGAGCTGTGTCCCGCAGCCCTGGAAGGGATGGGAGCGGGCAGCTCCGAGCTCCGTCCCGCAGCCCTGGAAGGGATGGGAGCGGCAGCTCCGAGCTCCGTCCCGCAGTGCTGGAAGGGATGGGAGCGGGCAGCTCCGAGCTCCGTCCCGCAGCCCTGGAAGGGATGGGAGCGGCAGCTCCGAGCTCCGTCCCGCAGCcctggaggggatgggagcgggCAGCTCCGAGCTGTGTCCCGCAGCcctggaggggatgggagcgggCAGCTCCGAGCTGTGTCCCGCAGCcctggaggggatgggagcgggCAGCTCCGAGCTGTGTTCCGCAGCCCTGGAAGGGATGGGAGCGGCAGCTCCGAGCTGTGTCCCGCAGCCCTGGAAGGGATGGGAGCGGGCAGCTCCGAGCTCCGTCCCGCAGCcctggaggggatgggagcgggCAGCTCCGAGCTCCATCCCTCAGAcctggaggggatgggagcgggCAGCTCCGAGCTGTGTCCCGCAGTgctggaggggatgggagcggCAACTCCGAGCTCCGTCCCGCAGTgctggaggggatgggagcgggCAGCTCCGAGCTCCATCCCGCAGCCCCATGGCCTCGGTCCCGGCTCCGAGCCCCGCGGTGATGCGGGAGGTGGATGTGTCTCCACCCTGCTTGCCCCGGGGATAAACGGTTCCTTTTCTCTTGGggtttctgctctgctgggtgtgTAGCAAAGCTGTCCGTTTTCTTCCACAAAATCTCTCCAAGTTTCAGGCTCACAGAATaggcagggctggagatggctcagctcagcccaggcaggggcacctggagcaggtgacacaggaaggTGTTCAGGTTTGGGATGTCTGCAGAGGGGACACTCCAGGCCCTCCCTGTGCACCTGTCCCATGCTGTCACCCTCCCTGCAAAGGAGTTCTTTGTCATGTTGAGGTGGAacttctgtgttttaatttatgTGCTGTTGCTGGGCACCACCAGAAAGAGCCTGGCACCAGTCTCGTGGCATCACCGTGTGTGGGTTGATTTGTGTGGATTGATTTGTGTGGATTGATTTGTGTGGATTGATGGGATCCCCTctcagccttcccttctccagcctaaCCAGGCCCAGCTCCCGCAGGATGCTCCAGACCCCAAAGATGTTTTTTATGCCCATCACTGacccctctcctttttttgttcttgtgaCCCCTCAGTGTGACAAGCACAGTTTAATGTTGCTCTGggcctgctggcagctgctccaaACCATGCATCCCAAATTTTGGCTGTGTTTGGGCTttgcctgagctctgcctgtgggCTGGTTGCAGCACtctgggaatggtttgggttggaagggaccttaaaacccatccagtggcagggacagctcgtcactgtcccaggctgctccaggccccatccagcctggccttggatgctgccagggatggggcagccacagctgctctggtgtTTCCACCACCCAGATTTGGTTCCTCAGTGTCTGTAATTTCTGCATGTTCTGGTTCCTCCAGGCCAGCATCAGCTCAGAACCTCGGGACTATGGTGgaattcccagtgccagggagggggaagagcagagcaatCACAACAGATCTGTATTTTCGGTCTGTGTCTGTGGGGtgtgtggggtctgtggggtggggatgacagccctgtgctcctccctgcagcccacTCCGGTTATCCTGCTCAAGGAGGGCACGGACACCTCGCAGGGCATCCCGCAGCTGGTGAGCAACATCAACGCGTGCCAGGTGATCGCCGAGGCCGTGCGCACCACGCTGGGCCCGCGCGGCATGGACAAGCTCATCGTGGATGATCGGGGTGTGTCCTGCACTCAGATATTCCCTGTCCTTCACTCAGTTATCCCTGTGCCCTTCACTCAGTTATTCCCTGTGCCCTTCACTCAGTTATTCCTGTGTCCTTCACTCAGTTATTCCCTGTGCCCTTCACTCAGTTATTCCTGTGTCCTTCACTCAGTTATCCCTGTGCCCTTCACTCAGTTATTCCTGTGCCCTTCACTCAGTTATTCCCGTGcctttcctgccctgcagtCACAGTCCAGCCCTGCACTGGCACTGGTGTCACATacagcagcctcagcctgcGCTGGGCTCGGCTCTCACAGCACTGATGGCCTGTCCTGGTGTCACTTGGAcaccctggtgtcccctggggaGTAAAGGACAGTTGGTGTCCCCTATAGAATAAAGGACAGTTGGTGTCCCCTGTAGAATAAAGGACAGTAGGGACAGTTGATGTCCCCTGTAGAGTAAAGGACTGTTGATGTTCCCTGTAGAATAAAGGACAGTAAGGACAGTTGTTGTCCCCTGTAAAGGACAGTTGGTGTCCCCTATGGAATGAAGGACAGTTGTTGTCCCCTGTAGAATAAAGGACAGTTGGTGTCTCCTGTAGAATGCAGGAAAATCAATGTCTCCTATAAAATTAAATGACAATTGATACACCCTATAGAATAAAGGACAGTTGGTATCCCTTATAGAGTAAAGTATAGTTGATACCCCCTATAGAATAAATAACAATTGCTAGTCCCCTATAGAGTAAAGGACTATTGATGTCCCCTATAGAATAAAGGACAATTAATGTCTCCTATAGAGTAAAGGACAGTTGATGTCCCCTGTAGAATAAATGACAGTTGGTGTCCCTTATAAAGTACAATTGATACTCCCCATAGAAAAAATGACAATTGCCAGTCACCTATAGAGTAAAGGACTATTGATGTCCTCTATAGAATAAAGGACAATTTCCAGTCTCTTATAGAGTAAAGGACAATTTCCAGTCCCCTATAGAATAAATGACAATTTCCAGTCCCCTGTAGAGTAAAGGACAGTTGCCAGTCCAGCCTGGGATTCCCTATTTGCCCCTGCTGTCAGTGGGGTTGGATGTATCCAGTGCAGGTCCATGCCCCAGGAGAAGCAGAGTCTTGAATGCCCTCATTCTGAAAACACGTGTAAGAAGTCACCAAACAaattattcaatatttttgttcctGAAGGGTGGAGTGAAAAGTGTTGTCTTCAAGTAGTTTGTACAAATAGGAGCTGTAATAAAATCCTTGTTCAAAAGGATAATTGGATTTAAATTTATCTAATAACTAACATGATTTCTAGGCCCTTTTTTCATGAGTCTCAGACTAGAATATGGTTTTATCTGTCTGGGGAAGCTGTTGAGAAGAGGGAAATGAATTCCAAACCTTTGTTGGTGTGGAAAGTTGTTCTGCTGTCAGCCTGAACCTGCTACACAATTGGGCTGAAAGGTCTCAGTTCTGGTGGAGCAGAGGAAcctgctgagctctcctgggagCCCCCAGAGACAGGGCTTTACCCCTGGCAGTGAAGAGCTGTGTTTaacttccttttctccctgaaCCCAGGCAAAGCCACCATCTCCAACGACGGGGCCACCATCCTGAAGCTGCTGGACGTCGTCCATCCGGCCGCCAAGACCTTGGTGGACATCGCCAAGTCCCAGGATGCAGAGGTGGGAggggagcctggcagtgccagagctgtgccagagctgagcctggctgggcctggcagtgccagagctgtgccagagctgagcctggctgggcctggcagtgccacagctgtgccagagctgagcctggctgggcctggcagtgccacagctgtgccagagctgagcctggctgggcctggcagtgccagagctgtgccagaactgagcctggctgggcctggcagtgccagagctgtgccagaactgagcctggctgggcctggcagtgccagagctgtgccagagctgagcctggctgggcctggcagtgccagagctgtgccagagctgagcctggctgggcctggcagtgccagagctgtgctagagctgagcctggctgggcctggcagtgccagagctgtgctagagctgagcctggctgggccTGGCAGTACCAGAGCTgggcctggctgtgccagaACTGAGCCTGACtgggcctggcagtgccacagctgtgccagagctgagcctggctgggccTGGTAGTGCCAGAGCTGAAACTgggctctggcactgggaaCTGCTCATGGAGTGCTGGGactggctctgcctgccctggagccagcctgggagaactgggaatgttcccctggagaagggaaaatgccggggaatgctcagagtccctgcaggggctccaggagagctggagagggactggggacaagggctggagggacaggacacagggaatggcttcactgggaaaggggagattgggctgggatctgggcaaggaattcctgcctgggaggatggggaggggctgggctggaattcccagatttgctggggctgcccctggatccctggagtgtccaaggccaggctggacactggggacagtgggaggtgtccctgccatggcagaggtggcactggatgggctttgaagTCCCTTCCCATCCAGACTGCTCTGAATCACTGAGGAATTCAGCCACAAATTTGAGAGCAGAGAAAATCCTGAGCTCTGGTTTCCCTGGAATCTCTGgaggggctctgcagctgctctcaggTGGCCTGTACAGCGTGGGGGTGACACTGTGAGGGTGACACTGTGAGGGTGATAATGTGAGGAGGGTGACACACTGTCCCCTGTCCGTGCAGGTGGGTGATGGCACCACGTCTGTGaccctgctggctgctgagtTCCTGAAGCAGGTGAAGCCCTACGTGGAGgaggggctccatccccagaTCATCATCCGCGCCTTCCGCACGGCCACGCAGCTGGTGAGGCACGGGGGGACAGCTCTGGGCCaccccacagggacagggacactgccagggaatgggaatgggcaTGGGGAGTGCCCCAGCCATCTCCTACTGCCAGCCTGCACCTCTGCCACGCTGCAGCTTCCTTTGGGGATtttcccagggaaggagggataAATGGGAAACTCATTCCCCATTCTcctgttctctgctgctttttagtAAACCAGATGTCCCCTGGAGCCTCTTGGTCTCATTAAGGTGATTTTTGGAGGTTCACTCCTCAACAGCCCTTTGATTGCCAGGATctctgctgaaaacagaaacagcagctctgagcctcCTCCCACTCCTCATTTATTGGTGTGTTCCCTGGAATTactgccctggcaggggtggaataGCTTAAACCCCTGAAACTCCAGTGACGTTGGAGCAGAGaacaaaagataaaatacaAAGAGAGAGGCTGGAGATCTCACCAGCTCAGGAGAATAAATCATTAATGCAGCTGTTGCCTTTTTGCCAGGCTGTGAACAAGATCAAAGACATCGCTGTCTCTGTGAAGAAGGAGGATAAAGAGTAAGTTTCCCTTGGAGGTGCCCTGCTTGTGTTCTGGGctccacccagctgctctgaggctgctcctgagttctgtgctgagctgggacctggagctgcagccccacactGGGGATGTTCCCaatttccctggaattccctgctcctccaggggcAGTGCTCTCCCTTGGCTGCAGGGATGATGTAGGGCAGTGTCTCCCAGTGCtcgtggagggagctgggcaccAAAATAAGTGGcctgatttcctttttcttggagCTCTTGCTGCAGTCAGTGGCAGTTTAAATCTCAGCAGTTCCCTGAGCATCAGATCCCTTTTTAGCTGTCATAGCCCAAGGTAGATGCTCATAGCAGTGATCCCTTCAGCTGAGGTGAGAATGCTGCAGTTCCTTTCCTCCCTGGAATTTAAGCTCTTGTCTGCTTGACCCTGTTGATATCTGCagttaatttgaaatatttcaactGCATAAGCATCTTGGATAAACAAAAATGGGTTGTCCAAACCAGATGCtaaaaaaatgctggaaaaaagcCAAATGTGGTTCTGTGATGGGAAATAGAGTGGATCCACATCTCTCTGTGTCACCCACCCTGCTGCACATTTATTACCTGAGTTAGTGCTTGAGGGAACTGCTGCCTTTGGAGGGTTACAGAATCATCTTCCTGCCTTGGGAGGAAGGAAAGCACCTGCACTTTTCTGATTTTAGGTCCATAAAAGCTGATCAGCCTCATCAGTGCTGGGCTGATGCTCGAGCTGTAAAGAGGAGCCTGGGATTTGTCAGTCTGGGATTTGTGCCTTGTTCTCCCATGACAGCAGGGAACTGAGCTTTGCCTCTGTCACAGAGGATTTTGGGCCCCTCATGACAAGacagaggggctggagaattcctgagggagctgggagggctcagcctggagaaaaggaggctcagggggcccttgtggctctgcacaactccctgccaggaggggacaccggggggatttgggatctgggaacagggacaggacacagggaacagctcagggtgggaattggggaatttctccatggaaagggcaGGGGTGcagtcccatccctgtggggaTTTCAgatccctgtggatgtggcacttgggacagggggcagtgctggccctggcagtgctgggctgatTGATCTCCAAGGtattttccagcccaaacctgtGATTCAGGAAGCCACGTAGGGTGTTTGGGGCTTGTGAAAAGATCTGGCAGGGAACCAaagctttgctttccctttcctgcagtgagcagaggAGTCTCCTGGAAAAgtgtgcagccacagccctgagctccaaGCTGATCTCCCAGAGCAAGGAGTTCTTCTCCAAGATGGTTGTGGATGCTGTGATGATGTTGGATGACTTGTTACAGCTCAAGATGATTGGGATAAAGAAGGTGCAAGGAGGAGCTTTGGAAGTAAGTGAAGTTCCTGaagggatggggcacagggatcccagctctggtggTGCCTGGCTCTAGCAGAAGTGCAGCCTGGCTTGACAGTGCCTGGTGGGAATTCCCAAAGTGGAACTAAGCTGTTGGTGTGAGGAGGAAGCTTGGCAGACAGGGCTGGGTTTCTTTTCCTTAGGTAGAGTTTGTGGTTTTTGAGCTAAGTACACTCTTCACCTCACTGCAGCAAAAGttactgataaaattccatttctctctctgcaaATAAGTTATGTTTCTGTTTTTGTGGAAGTCTTTGTTACTTCTGGATCCAAAATTCCTGGCTGTGTGTAGAATTACTGGGTTGGAAAAGTGCAAGGAAAACCTCCTGAAACTGGTGTGGTGGTGGCAGGGCAGGTGGAAATGTGATTTATGCCacagtgctggaaaagctgTTGTGTGTGGATATGTGGTGGGGGATTGTtcctggctgtggggcagcccCAGAGGAGAGGGAGATGCACATCCTGATTTCTACACCCAGGAAatggaggagctcagggaatGGTGATGGACaggcctgtcctgctgcagaaaatctgggaggaggtggtggagcTTGGAAAGACAAACCAGAGCAAAAACCAGCCCCCAGTGGGGCTGTGGATGAGAAATATCAGAAGTTCAAAGGGGAGGGAGATCAGGGAGAGAACTGATTGCTCCATTCCTTGATCTTCAGGTTGTGTGAGGAGCTTTTGGCTGCTGAGTTCTGAGGGATAGAGAGGAAGCTGTTTTGTGAGCTGAAAGAAATCCTTGCTGCTTGTTTCCTCTGAAAGTGGGTTAATAAAGGAGACAGTGCAGGGAAGGCTCTGCAAATGAGGCTCTGGGGGCAGGGAGTGTCCTGTGGGAGTTGTTCTTAACCCTGTGCAGAAAACCTGAGGGCTGAGCCTGAGGCAAATGCCTTTTGTTCCAGGACTCACAGCTGGTGGCTGGAGTTGCCTTTAAGAAAACCTTCTCCTATGCTGGGTTTGAGATGCAGCCCAAGAAGTACCAGTCCCCCAAAATCGCCCTGCTCAACgtggagctggagctgaaagCTGAGAAGGACAATGCTGAGATCAGAGTGAACACAGTGGAGGTGAGAGCACAGGGGAGCCTGGGCTGCTTCCTCATCCCTGCCACACCTGGGGCCAACAGCCCAGGTGAGGCTGagatgggagagctgggaatgttcccctggagaagggaaaatgccagggaatgctcagagtccctgcaggggctccaggagagctggagagggactggggacaagggctggagggacaggacacagggaatggcttcactgggaaaggggagattgggctgggatgtggggaaggaattcctgcctgggctggaattcccagatttgctggggctgtccctggatccctgcagtgtccaaggccaggttggacattggggctgggagcaccctgggatggtggaaggtgtccctgcccatggatgaCCTTTaaaaggtcccttcccacccaaaccattccatgctAAAGGAGTTTCTGCCCATCCCTCACCTTTGGGAGCACCTGGTGGgttgtgctgccctgtggggtGAGGGTGCAGCAGGCTGGGAGTCACAGCAGGTTCAGGACACATTTGGGAGCTgtcaccctgccccagctctgtgctggtggcCTTAGGCTCAGGTTCAAGCAGCAtttgggcagtgcagggagcagggcactCCTGGCAGCTGCACCTGGGGCATCCCTGTGACAGGAACACGTGTCCCTCTCTCCTGCCAGGATTACCAGGCCATCGTGGATGCAGAGTGGAACATCCTGTATGACAAACTGGACAAAATCCACAAGTCAGGAGCCAAGGTGGTGCTGTCCAAGCTCCCCATTGGGGACGTGGCCACCCAGTACTTTGCAGACAGGGACATGTTCTGTGCTGGCCGTGTCCCAGAGGAGGATCTCAAGAGGACCATGATGGTGAGCTCCCCTGGCTTGGAGGAAAGCCTCTGCTCAGTTCTGCCCCCCAGGCTGGGCATTCCCAAACACTGCTCTCACTGCTCCTTCCAGGGATTTGAAAGGACAAGGCTGTTCCTTGGTGGGCTGAGCAGTCACACACTGACAGTGTGgtgttttatataaaaatctGATCAGTGCATCAGtagagatttattttcctgagttCTTCCCTGTTCCagcatgaatttttattttttttccctgagcttTCTTTGTGTATCTCCTGGACTTTGGAACCTGTGTGTCAGCACCTTGAAGCTGCATAAACTTATTTTGCTGTTGAGGGTTGGCCTGGCTCCTTtagaggaggggagggagggttTTCCTG encodes:
- the CCT7 gene encoding T-complex protein 1 subunit eta, coding for MMPTPVILLKEGTDTSQGIPQLVSNINACQVIAEAVRTTLGPRGMDKLIVDDRGKATISNDGATILKLLDVVHPAAKTLVDIAKSQDAEVGDGTTSVTLLAAEFLKQVKPYVEEGLHPQIIIRAFRTATQLAVNKIKDIAVSVKKEDKDEQRSLLEKCAATALSSKLISQSKEFFSKMVVDAVMMLDDLLQLKMIGIKKVQGGALEDSQLVAGVAFKKTFSYAGFEMQPKKYQSPKIALLNVELELKAEKDNAEIRVNTVEDYQAIVDAEWNILYDKLDKIHKSGAKVVLSKLPIGDVATQYFADRDMFCAGRVPEEDLKRTMMACGGSIQTSVNALSDDVLGRCELFEETQIGGERYNLFTGCPKAKTCTIILRGGAEQFMEETERSLHDAIMIVRRAIKNDSVVAGGGAIEMELSKYLRDYSRTIPGKQQLLIGAYAKALEIIPRQLCDNAGFDATNILNKLRAKHAQGGMWYGVDVTNEDIADNFSACVWEPAVVRINALTAASEAACLIVSVDETIRNPRSSVEGAPGAARGRGRTRPHNH